GCTTTTGCCAGGGTCATCATGACCGAATCTTTCCTTCGCGGGCTGCGAGCGCCTTGTGCGCCTCAGCCATGTCGGAGAACGGATGGCGCACGCCCTTCGTCTCCTGATAGTCCTCATGTCCCTTGCCGGCAATCAGCACCACATCGCGCGCATCGGCACGGGCAATGGCTTGGGCAATGGCCGCCGCGCGGTCGGCCTGAACATGCAATGTCTCGCCCGCCTGCATGCCGGCCAGAATCTGGTCGATGATGCTTTCGGGCACTTCACTGCGCGGGTTGTCGCTGGTGACGAAAACGCCGTCGGCATTCGCCTGGGCGGCCTGTCCCATCAACGGGCGCTTGCTGTTGTCCCTGTCACCGCCGCAGCCGAACACGCACCACAGCTTGCCCTGGCGCTGCCGGGCGGCGGGCTGCAGGGCGCGCAAGGCCTTCTCCAGTGCATCGGGAGTATGGGCATAGTCCACGGCCACCAGAGGCTGGCCGGGCTTGACGATCTGCTGCATGCGACCGGGCACGGGTTCCAGATGGGCGCAGGCAGCCACAGCCTCTTCCAGCGTCAGGCCCAGGCAACGCAGGGCGGCCAGTACCCCGAGCAGGTTGGAGACGTTGTACTGACCGACCAGACGCGTATTCATGCGCAGGCTGTGCCCGGCTTCCAGCACGGTAAAGCTCAGACCCTCGTCGCCCAGACCGATGTCCTTGGCCTGCAGGCGCGCCGGCCCCTGGATGGAGACACTCCACACATCCATTGCGCGGCCTTGCAGCCTGGCCCAGAGCCTGGCGCCGTGTGCGTCATCGATGTTGACCACGGCCG
This DNA window, taken from Comamonas testosteroni TK102, encodes the following:
- a CDS encoding UDP-N-acetylmuramoyl-L-alanyl-D-glutamate--2,6-diaminopimelate ligase encodes the protein MSTPIQILNNAAEAVAWLRSRVQGELQTDSRKVKAGDAFVAWPGAATDGRAYVGQALAQGAAAVLVEADGLQAFDLSGDRIAALKGLKAATGLIADQWFAHPSGELDVLAVTGTNGKTTTAWWLAHALSKVTLNTRTGCALVGTLGVGVPPALESTGMTTPDPVLLQRAFRSYADQGLAACAIEASSIGIVEHRLDGSKIRVALFTNFTQDHLDYHGSMDAYWQAKAQLFDWPGLPTAVVNIDDAHGARLWARLQGRAMDVWSVSIQGPARLQAKDIGLGDEGLSFTVLEAGHSLRMNTRLVGQYNVSNLLGVLAALRCLGLTLEEAVAACAHLEPVPGRMQQIVKPGQPLVAVDYAHTPDALEKALRALQPAARQRQGKLWCVFGCGGDRDNSKRPLMGQAAQANADGVFVTSDNPRSEVPESIIDQILAGMQAGETLHVQADRAAAIAQAIARADARDVVLIAGKGHEDYQETKGVRHPFSDMAEAHKALAAREGKIRS